A single window of Bombus pascuorum chromosome 1, iyBomPasc1.1, whole genome shotgun sequence DNA harbors:
- the LOC132914592 gene encoding protein dissatisfaction-like: MEDSSRGESLCKVCGDKASGKHYGVPSCDGCRGFFKRSIRRYARNLDYVCKENGRCIVDVSRRNQCQACRFTKCLQVNMKRDGTLRFYAVQHERAPRNTSSLVAAARRGPSVLYPGIPHVYHAASNPYHPLLYPALFPFKPTMSAFTPSVAHFLPRSPTEPLTVNTAKEDEVTSSEEAGPIETRIEPKEELASARLAPSVTNSGATEYISSFSILPTENIYEFAAKLLFFAVRWARSIHSFLQLPYRDQTILLEESWSELFVLTAAQWNFPVEESTLVPNDLSSERKETLVDEVRKLRELLAKCALLRVDHSEYACLKAIVLFKGESRGLCEPGRITALQEQTVAVFCERDARRVGRLLLLLPPARALCRSILQELLFKPTVGDVSVERLLGDMVSALRPT; the protein is encoded by the exons ATGGAGGACAGTAGCCGCGGTGAGAGTTTGTGCAAAGTTTGCGGCGACAAAGCATCCGGCAAGCATTACGGAGTACCGAGTTGCGACGGATGCCGTGGCTTCTTTAAGCGGTCGATCCGCAGGTATGCGAG AAACCTGGATTACGTCTGCAAGGAGAACGGTCGCTGTATCGTGGACGTTTCTCGTCGTAATCAGTGCCAGGCATGTCGGTTTACCAAGTGCCTTCAGGTCAACATGAAACGAGATGGTACGCTTCGTTTCTACG CGGTGCAGCACGAAAGAGCTCCACGAAATACGTCGTCCCTGGTCGCAGCCGCGAGAAGAGGTCCGTCGGTATTATATCCTGGAATCCCACACGTTTACCACGCAGCGAGCAACCCTTACCATCCCCTTCTATATCCTGCGCTGTTTCCCTTTAAGCCGACAATGTCGGCTTTTACACCATCGGTCG CACATTTTTTGCCACGTTCACCGACAGAGCCGTTAACAGTGAACACAGCTAAAGAGGACGAGGTGACGAGTTCCGAGGAGGCTGGACCGATCGAAACGAGAATCGAACCAAAGG AGGAACTCGCAAGCGCTCGACTAGCACCGTCTGTCACGAATTCCGGAGCAACAGAATATATATCTAGCTTCTCTATTTTACCCACGGAGAACATCTACGAATTTGCGGCGAAATTACTCTTCTTTGCTGTCAGATGGGCGAGAAGCATTCATTCGTTCCTACAA CTGCCCTACAGGGACCAAACTATCCTACTGGAAGAATCATGGAGCGAGCTTTTCGTGTTGACCGCCGCGCAATGGAACTTTCCAGTCGAAGAATCCACTTTGGTACCGAACGATTTATCAtccgaaagaaaagaaacgctGGTCGACGAAGTAAGGAAGCTGCGAGAGTTATTGGCAAAATGTGCTCTCCTCAGGGTCGATCATTCGGAATACGCCTGCTTGAAAGCCATAGTTCTCTTCAAAGGAG AATCGCGAGGACTGTGTGAACCAGGGCGAATAACAGCGTTACAAGAACAAACGGTAGCTGTATTCTGCGAGAGGGATGCACGGAGGGTTGGACGACTTTTGCTGCTGTTACCGCCTGCACGCGCGCTTTGTCGATCGATCTTGCAAGAATTGTTGTTCAAGCCGACGGTAGGGGATGTCAGCGTGGAACGATTATTGGGCGACATGGTCAGTGCTCTCAGGCCGACATAA